A section of the Agarivorans litoreus genome encodes:
- the dnaG gene encoding DNA primase yields the protein MAGRIPQQFIDDLLARTDIVSLIDQRVRLKKAGKNYSACCPFHNEKSPSFTVSQDKQFYHCFGCGAHGNAISFLMEYDKLEFVDAIEDLASQMGVEVERENSNNSKFDKEKSQQQRQASKDLYELIGHASRFFQQQLRTNPNKQQVIDYLKGRGLSGEVVQRFSIGYAPDEWDALGKALGGSMQASQQLVDAGLSIENDKGRRYDRFRDRVMFPIRDKRGRYIGFGGRVFGDGTPKYLNSPETSVFHKGRELYGLYEVRQAHKQIPQILVVEGYMDVVSLAQFEIDYAVASLGTSTTPEHLQTLFRTSNQIICCYDGDRAGRDAAWRALENALPHLRDNVELKFMFLPDGEDPDTLVRQEGKDGFEQRMRNAMPLSQFLFERLSQEIDVTTDAGKSHLAARASELIKPVQAEFYREMLKGELAKWLRWDSNRLNKFFAQSEPKPQSKQAAALKLTPMRKAIAMILQRPEIANELPPSEQLEQVSIKGMPLLLALISEIHNKPEITTGQLIERWREKPEQKHLSALAGYNLEIDESGYPDELKDIIASFVEQLLLQRYEQLNVKSLKGSLSTEEKYEMQQLVVELKP from the coding sequence ATGGCTGGAAGAATACCGCAACAGTTTATCGATGATTTATTGGCTCGTACCGATATCGTAAGCCTTATCGACCAACGTGTGCGTTTAAAAAAAGCCGGCAAAAACTACTCAGCGTGCTGTCCTTTTCATAATGAAAAATCCCCCTCTTTTACCGTAAGCCAAGACAAACAGTTTTATCACTGCTTTGGTTGTGGTGCCCACGGCAATGCCATCAGCTTTTTAATGGAATACGACAAACTGGAGTTTGTAGATGCCATTGAAGACTTAGCCAGCCAAATGGGTGTAGAAGTAGAGCGAGAAAACAGCAACAACAGTAAATTTGATAAAGAAAAAAGCCAACAACAACGCCAAGCCAGTAAAGACTTATATGAACTGATTGGCCACGCCAGCCGCTTTTTTCAGCAGCAACTACGTACTAACCCTAACAAACAACAGGTTATCGACTACCTAAAAGGCCGTGGCTTAAGTGGCGAGGTAGTACAACGCTTCTCCATTGGTTATGCGCCAGATGAGTGGGATGCGCTAGGCAAAGCCCTTGGTGGCTCTATGCAGGCCAGCCAACAACTTGTCGATGCCGGATTATCGATAGAAAACGACAAAGGCCGCCGCTACGACCGTTTTCGCGATAGAGTGATGTTTCCAATTCGTGATAAACGTGGCCGCTATATTGGCTTTGGCGGGCGTGTGTTTGGCGACGGTACTCCAAAGTATCTAAACTCACCAGAGACCAGCGTATTCCATAAAGGGCGCGAGCTCTACGGCCTTTACGAAGTGCGCCAAGCGCATAAGCAAATACCACAAATACTGGTGGTAGAAGGCTATATGGATGTGGTGTCTTTAGCCCAATTTGAGATTGACTACGCGGTTGCCTCACTAGGGACTTCGACCACTCCAGAGCACCTACAAACGCTATTTAGAACCAGCAACCAAATTATCTGTTGCTACGATGGTGACCGTGCAGGCCGCGACGCAGCATGGCGCGCCTTAGAAAATGCCCTACCGCATTTGCGCGATAACGTAGAGCTTAAGTTTATGTTTTTACCCGATGGCGAAGATCCAGATACTTTGGTTCGCCAAGAAGGAAAAGACGGCTTTGAACAACGCATGCGCAACGCCATGCCGTTATCGCAATTCTTATTTGAGCGTCTTAGCCAAGAAATAGATGTCACTACCGACGCGGGCAAAAGCCACTTAGCGGCGCGTGCTTCAGAGCTAATTAAGCCAGTTCAAGCTGAATTTTACCGCGAAATGCTCAAGGGAGAATTAGCCAAATGGTTACGCTGGGACAGTAATCGCCTAAATAAATTTTTTGCCCAAAGCGAGCCCAAGCCTCAAAGCAAGCAAGCGGCCGCTCTCAAGCTCACGCCTATGCGCAAAGCGATAGCAATGATTTTGCAACGCCCTGAAATTGCCAATGAATTACCGCCTTCAGAGCAACTTGAGCAAGTTAGCATTAAAGGGATGCCGCTGTTATTGGCACTAATTAGTGAAATACATAACAAACCCGAGATTACCACCGGCCAGCTGATTGAACGCTGGCGCGAAAAGCCTGAACAAAAGCACCTTAGCGCTTTAGCAGGCTACAATTTAGAAATTGACGAGTCAGGCTACCCAGACGAGCTGAAAGATATTATTGCCAGCTTTGTGGAGCAACTACTATTACAGCGTTACGAGCAACTCAATGTTAAATCACTGAAAGGCTCACTTAGCACAGAAGAGAAATATGAAATGCAGCAATTGGTAGTGGAATTAAAGCCTTAA
- the rpoD gene encoding RNA polymerase sigma factor RpoD: MEQTPQSQLKLLLAKGKEQGYLTYAEVNDHLPADIVDSDQVEDIIQMINDMGIQVHENAPDADDLLLAENTTDEDAAEAAAQALATVESELGRTTDPVRMYMREMGTVELLTREGEIDIAKRIEEGINEVQRSVSEYPETISILLEMYDQYQAEELKIGDIVNSFIDEDEVAEAAPTATHIGSELEEKDLDDEDEDEDEEEEDTGLDPEVVKERFDALREQYEKTHAAIEKHGRMSARATKEIFELSEIFHTFRLVPKLFDKLVASMRTMMERVRTQERLILKLCVEQGKMPKQAFVKAFSKDETSEEWFNEHKTSAKDYAPALMEVDEEVRRCIFKLKSVEEETGLTINNIKDINRRMSIGEAKARRAKKEMVEANLRLVISIAKKYTNRGLQFLDLIQEGNIGLMKAVDKFEYRRGYKFSTYATWWIRQAITRSIADQARTIRIPVHMIETINKLNRISRQMLQEMGREPTPEELAERMLMPEDKIRKVLKIAKEPISMETPIGDDEDSHLGDFIEDTTLSMPVDAATGENLKFATQEVLAGLTPREAKVLRMRFGIGMNTDHTLEEVGKQFDVTRERIRQIEAKALRKLRHPSRSEQLRSFLDE, from the coding sequence ATGGAACAAACCCCACAGTCTCAACTCAAACTCCTTCTCGCAAAAGGTAAAGAGCAAGGCTACTTAACTTATGCAGAGGTAAACGACCATTTACCTGCTGATATCGTAGATTCCGATCAAGTTGAAGATATCATTCAAATGATCAACGACATGGGTATTCAGGTACACGAAAATGCACCCGATGCCGATGACTTATTGTTGGCCGAAAATACTACCGACGAAGACGCCGCCGAAGCGGCCGCCCAAGCACTTGCTACGGTAGAATCAGAATTAGGCCGCACCACCGACCCAGTGCGCATGTACATGCGTGAAATGGGCACCGTTGAACTACTTACCCGCGAAGGCGAGATCGACATTGCCAAGCGCATTGAAGAAGGTATTAACGAAGTTCAACGTAGTGTTTCTGAGTATCCAGAAACCATCTCTATCTTGCTTGAAATGTACGACCAGTACCAAGCAGAAGAGCTAAAAATTGGCGATATTGTAAACAGCTTCATCGACGAAGACGAAGTAGCCGAAGCCGCACCAACTGCCACGCACATCGGCTCAGAGCTTGAAGAAAAAGATCTTGATGACGAAGATGAAGATGAAGACGAGGAAGAAGAAGACACCGGTCTTGATCCAGAAGTGGTAAAAGAGCGCTTCGATGCCTTACGCGAGCAATACGAAAAAACGCATGCCGCTATCGAAAAACACGGCCGTATGTCTGCCCGTGCTACTAAAGAAATTTTTGAACTAAGCGAAATTTTCCATACTTTCCGCCTAGTACCAAAATTGTTCGACAAGCTAGTAGCCAGCATGCGCACCATGATGGAACGAGTACGCACTCAAGAACGGCTAATTCTTAAGCTGTGTGTAGAACAAGGTAAAATGCCAAAACAAGCATTTGTTAAAGCCTTCTCTAAAGACGAAACCAGTGAAGAATGGTTTAACGAGCACAAAACCTCTGCTAAAGATTACGCCCCAGCGTTAATGGAAGTAGACGAAGAAGTGCGCCGTTGTATCTTCAAACTAAAAAGTGTTGAAGAAGAAACCGGCTTAACCATTAACAATATTAAAGACATCAACCGTCGTATGAGCATTGGTGAAGCAAAAGCTCGCCGTGCGAAGAAAGAAATGGTTGAAGCTAACCTACGTTTGGTAATTTCTATTGCGAAGAAATACACCAATCGTGGTTTACAGTTCTTAGACCTAATCCAAGAAGGTAACATTGGCCTAATGAAGGCTGTAGATAAATTTGAATACCGTCGTGGTTACAAATTCTCTACTTACGCGACTTGGTGGATCCGTCAGGCTATTACTCGTTCTATTGCGGACCAGGCACGTACTATTCGTATCCCTGTTCACATGATCGAAACCATTAACAAGCTAAACCGCATTAGCCGTCAAATGCTTCAAGAAATGGGTCGCGAGCCTACCCCAGAAGAATTGGCAGAGCGCATGTTAATGCCAGAAGACAAGATCCGTAAGGTACTTAAAATTGCTAAAGAGCCAATCTCCATGGAAACACCAATTGGTGATGATGAAGATTCGCACTTAGGTGACTTTATTGAGGATACTACCCTGTCGATGCCAGTAGATGCTGCAACAGGTGAAAACCTCAAGTTTGCCACTCAAGAAGTTCTCGCAGGCCTAACCCCACGTGAAGCCAAAGTACTACGCATGCGTTTTGGTATTGGTATGAACACCGACCACACGCTAGAAGAAGTAGGTAAACAGTTTGACGTAACCCGTGAGCGTATTCGTCAAATTGAAGCAAAAGCACTACGCAAGCTTCGTCACCCTTCTCGTTCAGAGCAACTTCGCAGTTTCTTAGACGAATAA
- a CDS encoding methyl-accepting chemotaxis protein: MIRLFSNKKARSTSLVRRMYLGFAVMVSLFIVTVVLMLNGTSRVHQQLLMVNSDALPLVTYSNLTSVNLLIADKTFKDFLTTENNAKQQEFADKFEQDHHAFLAALAQLKQATPQGSSLTEQLFALEELEQRYFAESKLAMANYRNQLNAQSERRITARRFQQLQTELRLGMSEFVNSQDDLAVKLMAKSYFEKLQQTETITSDALASDDVKAIAEAIKNNKRSVTQLNFAYQGLVTQLPELSQHFDQATKQFIQDVGKKGGVLDLHHRSVKSRNLLYQNIAVLAEEVDSALAILGEFRQAANVLKDSAIDSAETIYHDSYQHAFVIGGVVSAFLLFLAWILSRNVRKPLASMLQTLEALTAGDMRQRVDNHSFIEFEQLGAHINTLASHLQSILQKLGVTSTNLAEVSAQNQSAMSESSVRLGEQRHQTATVATAMTEMEHSVKDVEASARSSMQKVGDVESAVRTGSLVMSNNTATINTLSGQLNESVDAVSAVQQMSVDIGSILDVIQQIAMQTNLLALNAAIEAARAGEQGRGFSVVADEVRVLAKRTTDATSEIEEMIQALQDKSQDANAVIQRCVSEMQNSVEHSEQANKAMNDIQTSIAEISQMSYQIAHAAEEQTTTANMIARSLEDINNVADSNTHSMKLVAKVSNKLDELAHQQNELVLGFKV, encoded by the coding sequence ATGATTAGATTGTTCTCAAATAAAAAAGCCCGCAGTACTTCTTTGGTAAGACGAATGTACTTAGGCTTTGCAGTAATGGTGTCGCTATTTATTGTTACTGTGGTTTTAATGCTAAATGGCACTAGTCGGGTTCACCAGCAACTGCTGATGGTTAACTCCGATGCTCTTCCTTTAGTCACCTATTCCAACCTCACCAGCGTAAATTTGCTGATTGCCGATAAAACCTTTAAAGATTTTCTTACCACAGAAAACAATGCCAAACAGCAAGAGTTTGCCGACAAATTCGAGCAAGACCATCATGCTTTTTTAGCGGCACTGGCACAGCTTAAACAAGCCACACCTCAAGGTTCTTCACTAACTGAGCAACTGTTTGCATTAGAAGAGCTTGAGCAGCGCTATTTTGCCGAATCAAAACTGGCCATGGCCAACTACCGTAATCAGCTTAATGCTCAAAGCGAGCGAAGAATAACCGCCCGCCGCTTTCAGCAACTGCAAACCGAATTGCGTTTAGGTATGAGTGAATTTGTAAATAGCCAAGATGACCTAGCCGTAAAACTGATGGCTAAAAGCTATTTTGAAAAACTACAACAAACCGAAACTATTACTTCAGATGCCTTGGCCAGTGATGATGTGAAAGCCATCGCCGAGGCAATAAAAAACAATAAACGAAGTGTTACCCAGCTAAATTTTGCTTATCAAGGTTTAGTTACCCAATTACCAGAGTTAAGCCAACACTTTGACCAAGCGACTAAGCAATTTATTCAAGATGTTGGCAAAAAGGGCGGGGTATTAGATTTACATCACCGCTCGGTTAAATCACGCAACTTACTGTATCAAAATATTGCAGTGCTGGCCGAAGAAGTGGATAGCGCTCTAGCTATTTTAGGCGAGTTTAGACAAGCGGCTAATGTTCTAAAAGATAGCGCCATTGATAGCGCCGAAACTATCTACCATGACAGTTACCAACATGCTTTTGTTATTGGTGGCGTGGTGAGTGCCTTCTTACTATTTTTGGCGTGGATCCTCTCTCGTAACGTGCGCAAACCACTAGCCAGCATGCTGCAAACTTTAGAAGCGCTTACCGCTGGTGATATGCGCCAGCGCGTGGACAACCATAGCTTTATCGAATTTGAGCAATTGGGCGCACACATTAATACCTTAGCGAGTCACTTGCAGAGCATTTTGCAAAAGCTTGGAGTCACTTCGACGAACTTGGCCGAGGTGTCTGCGCAAAACCAGTCTGCTATGTCGGAATCAAGTGTTCGTCTTGGCGAGCAGCGCCATCAAACTGCCACTGTTGCGACCGCCATGACCGAAATGGAGCACTCAGTTAAAGATGTAGAGGCAAGTGCGAGAAGCTCGATGCAAAAGGTGGGCGATGTAGAGTCAGCAGTGCGCACCGGTAGTTTAGTAATGAGCAACAACACCGCCACTATTAATACCCTATCTGGTCAACTTAATGAGTCGGTAGACGCAGTGTCGGCTGTGCAACAAATGAGTGTAGATATTGGTTCTATTCTCGACGTAATTCAGCAAATAGCTATGCAAACCAACTTATTAGCGCTAAATGCTGCCATTGAAGCTGCCAGGGCCGGTGAGCAAGGGCGCGGGTTCTCGGTTGTGGCCGACGAAGTGAGAGTGTTGGCAAAACGCACCACTGATGCAACCAGCGAAATAGAAGAAATGATCCAAGCTTTACAAGATAAATCTCAAGATGCCAATGCCGTTATTCAACGCTGTGTGAGTGAAATGCAAAACAGCGTGGAGCATTCAGAGCAAGCCAATAAAGCCATGAATGATATTCAAACTAGCATCGCCGAAATTAGCCAAATGAGCTACCAAATTGCTCATGCTGCTGAAGAGCAAACGACTACCGCCAATATGATTGCTCGTAGCTTGGAGGATATAAACAATGTTGCCGACTCCAATACTCACTCAATGAAGCTTGTAGCCAAAGTGAGTAATAAGCTCGACGAATTAGCTCATCAGCAAAATGAGTTGGTATTGGGTTTTAAAGTGTAA
- a CDS encoding carbohydrate porin — MKLSKLSLACIAAVSSLSLSGGAYASAEGFEFHGYFRAGLLTSAENDFKKSNFAGQKETLGRLGLEADNDASLNFANTWVFDDGRAVSVNVGLGDYGQESSLSASADAFQMGFGQLFVEFDGVSSSGVFWGGKREYGKDNYIFMTDFFYSDMSGTGLGVYGYEVGDALLDFAYIASDRVDPEIDRWATDNAGNLDNLNNIMHAFQFAVTYGALELSAMYKTMPDNWDYDGKEWAETGYDLTAIYTLNSFFGIPGNGFSKIIAQAGRGLGSGNLLAGTITDYNAYHPGSQFQGEHPDWSWSTASRGGDATRLLTMVDKKDTSARLLLWGGYTLDNGIGFFPSIQGQYNDHHENDLGSYDYWISAMVRPTFPVSDHFYVQGELGYVHNNWSGVTSNQSKITVAPTFILPTGMGPAPEIRLLATYLPKSWTHTNESGDLDSDFILGFQADVWW, encoded by the coding sequence ATGAAATTGTCTAAACTATCGCTCGCTTGCATAGCAGCAGTGTCTAGCTTGTCTCTCTCTGGTGGTGCTTATGCGTCTGCCGAAGGTTTTGAGTTTCATGGTTACTTTCGTGCAGGGCTATTAACCAGTGCTGAAAATGATTTTAAAAAATCTAATTTTGCTGGCCAAAAAGAAACCTTAGGCCGCTTAGGTTTAGAGGCGGATAATGACGCTAGCCTTAACTTTGCTAATACCTGGGTGTTTGATGATGGCCGAGCGGTTAGTGTAAATGTTGGTCTAGGCGATTATGGCCAGGAAAGCTCGTTAAGCGCCAGCGCTGACGCCTTCCAAATGGGTTTTGGCCAGTTATTCGTAGAGTTTGATGGCGTATCTTCAAGTGGCGTATTCTGGGGTGGGAAAAGAGAGTACGGTAAAGATAACTACATTTTTATGACCGACTTTTTCTACAGTGATATGTCGGGTACTGGTTTAGGTGTTTACGGTTATGAAGTAGGAGATGCTCTATTAGATTTTGCTTATATTGCGAGTGACCGCGTAGACCCAGAGATTGATCGTTGGGCCACAGATAATGCAGGTAACCTAGATAACCTAAATAATATCATGCATGCCTTTCAGTTTGCGGTGACTTACGGAGCTTTAGAGTTGTCCGCGATGTATAAGACTATGCCTGATAACTGGGATTACGATGGTAAGGAATGGGCCGAAACGGGCTATGACTTAACCGCAATTTACACCCTTAATAGTTTTTTTGGCATTCCTGGTAATGGTTTCTCTAAGATTATTGCTCAAGCCGGTAGAGGTTTAGGCTCGGGCAACTTACTGGCAGGTACTATTACCGATTATAATGCTTACCACCCTGGTTCGCAGTTCCAAGGTGAACACCCAGATTGGAGCTGGAGCACAGCTTCGCGTGGCGGCGATGCTACTCGCTTGCTCACCATGGTGGACAAGAAAGATACGTCTGCACGCTTATTATTGTGGGGCGGTTACACACTAGATAATGGCATTGGCTTTTTCCCTTCTATTCAAGGTCAATACAACGACCATCACGAAAATGACCTAGGTAGTTACGACTACTGGATTTCTGCGATGGTTCGCCCAACCTTCCCTGTAAGCGACCATTTTTACGTACAAGGTGAATTAGGGTATGTGCACAACAACTGGAGTGGTGTTACGTCTAACCAGTCTAAAATTACCGTTGCGCCAACCTTTATCTTACCTACCGGTATGGGGCCTGCACCAGAAATTCGTTTGTTAGCCACCTACTTACCTAAGTCGTGGACCCACACTAACGAATCTGGTGACTTAGATAGTGATTTTATTTTGGGCTTCCAAGCAGACGTTTGGTGGTAA
- a CDS encoding MalM family protein, whose translation MKTILAASIVLALTACSNNQSMIVDYGTDDTKDIQKIAPEEGYAALQQATICCNSLKQLDYQLVTAPGKLDFTITTSDPVFNFSSGRSFVKAFELPNAEGATNIDVSAPIVNSVFVPSILVLDEDHQPLQLFDDNTINYDPSSIVSVDRYYGNILLPSHYGDQQRAKYLLVFTTAEAMQQQTKLNPPDSKAAETGRVDVNMKIYMNKPIPHTAIGAARLAFDYVPAEQKSADALAAAAVVGTSTSAVKVEASQSSVDSISANSAVSNAQLSNIEPEVAAMFEQLIQQAVANGNYDKALKIVKDAEQAGLVNANEVFVKAIKAQ comes from the coding sequence ATGAAAACAATTTTGGCCGCAAGTATAGTGTTAGCCTTGACCGCCTGTAGTAATAACCAAAGTATGATTGTTGACTACGGAACCGACGATACCAAAGATATTCAAAAAATTGCGCCAGAAGAAGGTTATGCCGCCTTACAGCAGGCAACAATATGCTGTAATTCTTTAAAGCAGCTTGATTACCAGTTAGTGACCGCGCCAGGCAAGTTAGACTTTACTATTACCACCAGCGACCCAGTTTTTAACTTTAGTTCTGGCCGTTCCTTTGTGAAGGCTTTTGAACTCCCTAATGCTGAAGGTGCGACTAATATTGATGTATCGGCACCGATAGTAAATAGTGTGTTTGTACCATCGATTTTAGTGCTAGATGAAGATCATCAACCATTGCAGTTATTCGACGACAATACGATTAACTACGATCCCAGCTCGATTGTTAGCGTAGATCGTTATTACGGCAACATACTGCTGCCAAGCCATTACGGAGACCAGCAAAGAGCAAAATACTTATTGGTATTTACAACTGCTGAGGCAATGCAGCAGCAAACTAAGTTGAACCCACCAGACAGTAAGGCCGCAGAAACTGGCAGGGTAGATGTAAATATGAAAATTTATATGAACAAGCCAATACCTCATACTGCCATTGGCGCAGCTCGTCTTGCTTTCGATTATGTGCCGGCAGAGCAGAAAAGTGCAGACGCGCTTGCTGCAGCAGCAGTAGTGGGCACCAGCACTAGCGCAGTAAAGGTTGAAGCTAGTCAATCTAGCGTAGATAGTATTTCTGCCAATTCGGCTGTAAGCAATGCTCAACTCTCTAACATTGAGCCAGAAGTAGCAGCCATGTTTGAGCAACTTATTCAGCAAGCAGTTGCCAATGGGAACTATGACAAAGCCTTAAAAATTGTTAAAGACGCTGAGCAAGCTGGCTTAGTAAATGCCAATGAGGTTTTTGTTAAAGCTATAAAAGCACAGTAA
- a CDS encoding GGDEF domain-containing protein gives MKYCRQEIYYPLLVVFTISLMFWQKFGMNITLNYPIDQHVNAKLLNDDINGGASIGTLEVNDTDVTLHCKTVDSHTFPFCSMLVPLQTKQNKFADLSKFDSLTVDLTTIDLKRDTVLIYLLNNEQDLPHGNNKISRTRANIQTINPMIGRSQYKLALNQFYVPSWWVFTKPYGIDTGARLDNVEYLQIATGDNRALKDLEITLHAFSFSGKWIKARDLYFLLLSLWIASIVLHAIFLAGKMRNKYLQSKTHSEELNKINSFLSIERDKYKTMAKHDPLTKLLNRAGLSGTLSTLMSEFSLSSKTASLIMFDIDHFKQINDQHGHDVGDQVLVSISQRVSEIIRGEDVFARWGGEEFVIVCPNTQLKGACVLAENIRALIANSPLIEQQQVTSSFGVAQLNSANIDTWFKRADEALYKAKMGGRNKIEFN, from the coding sequence ATGAAGTATTGTCGACAAGAAATCTACTATCCCTTGTTGGTGGTATTCACCATAAGCCTTATGTTTTGGCAAAAGTTTGGCATGAATATAACGCTCAACTACCCGATTGATCAGCACGTAAACGCGAAACTACTTAACGATGACATAAATGGTGGGGCATCCATTGGCACTCTTGAGGTTAACGATACCGATGTTACGTTGCACTGCAAAACGGTGGACTCTCATACCTTCCCATTTTGCAGCATGTTAGTTCCACTCCAAACCAAGCAAAACAAATTTGCCGACTTGTCTAAGTTTGATAGCTTAACCGTAGACTTAACCACTATTGACTTAAAGCGCGACACGGTACTGATTTACCTACTCAACAATGAGCAAGACTTACCCCATGGAAACAACAAAATTAGCCGTACGCGGGCCAATATTCAAACCATTAATCCGATGATAGGTCGCTCACAATATAAGCTAGCGCTAAATCAGTTTTATGTACCTTCGTGGTGGGTATTCACCAAGCCTTATGGCATAGACACTGGTGCTAGGTTAGACAATGTAGAGTATTTACAAATTGCCACTGGCGACAATCGCGCACTTAAAGATCTAGAGATCACCCTGCATGCTTTTAGCTTTAGCGGAAAATGGATAAAAGCTAGAGACCTATATTTTTTGCTGCTTTCGCTATGGATCGCCAGCATTGTGCTACATGCGATTTTCCTTGCAGGGAAAATGCGAAATAAATACTTACAATCAAAGACTCATTCTGAAGAGCTGAATAAAATAAATAGCTTTTTAAGCATTGAACGTGACAAATATAAAACCATGGCCAAGCATGATCCGCTGACTAAATTGCTTAATCGAGCCGGCTTAAGTGGCACCCTTTCTACATTAATGAGTGAGTTTTCTCTTTCATCTAAAACGGCCAGCTTAATCATGTTTGATATTGACCACTTCAAACAGATCAATGACCAACATGGTCATGATGTGGGTGACCAAGTATTAGTCTCTATCAGTCAGCGGGTCTCTGAGATAATTAGAGGCGAAGATGTATTTGCCCGCTGGGGCGGCGAAGAGTTTGTCATTGTTTGTCCTAATACCCAGTTAAAAGGCGCGTGTGTACTGGCCGAAAACATTAGAGCCCTTATCGCTAACAGCCCGCTAATAGAACAACAACAAGTAACCAGCTCTTTTGGTGTTGCACAGCTTAACTCCGCCAACATTGATACTTGGTTTAAGCGGGCAGACGAGGCGCTATATAAGGCCAAAATGGGTGGCCGAAATAAAATTGAGTTTAATTAA
- a CDS encoding transporter substrate-binding domain-containing protein, which produces MIPKPLLSWAQTTIATALFAGILLPHDAMADSLQTVSYPKFSQRSEYFAKVLSLALAKTEQEYGTANIQAYERELSNERLRRYLQDKQHIDVMWSTATQQRNQTLRPVKFDLLQGLGQYRFLLVKAGDSKRFDEIKSLPQLRKFTAGSGTYWSDTKVMRHNGIEPVTSVNHSLLPMLAAGRFDYVSRGAHEVWSELAAHANQFELLDNVVLKYSSRYFFYVNKDDIELAERLEKGLYLALNDGSYNQLFFSESDFKQGWDKLNELAPASVIILTSPKD; this is translated from the coding sequence ATGATACCGAAACCACTACTCTCTTGGGCACAGACAACAATAGCCACCGCACTATTTGCAGGAATATTGCTACCCCATGACGCTATGGCAGATAGCCTGCAAACGGTTAGTTATCCCAAGTTTAGTCAGCGCTCCGAATATTTTGCCAAGGTTCTTAGTCTAGCCCTAGCTAAAACAGAGCAAGAATATGGCACAGCCAATATTCAAGCCTATGAGCGAGAGTTAAGTAATGAGCGCTTACGCCGCTATTTGCAGGACAAACAACACATAGACGTAATGTGGTCAACGGCTACTCAGCAACGCAATCAAACACTACGCCCAGTTAAGTTCGACTTGTTACAAGGCCTTGGCCAATATCGGTTTTTGTTAGTAAAAGCGGGTGATAGTAAGCGTTTTGACGAGATAAAAAGCTTACCCCAGTTACGTAAATTTACTGCAGGTTCAGGCACCTACTGGAGCGATACTAAGGTAATGCGACATAACGGTATTGAGCCAGTTACCTCGGTAAACCATAGCTTACTACCTATGCTGGCCGCAGGTCGCTTTGATTACGTCTCACGCGGCGCTCATGAGGTGTGGTCTGAGCTTGCAGCCCACGCCAATCAGTTTGAATTACTGGATAACGTAGTACTCAAATACTCTAGTCGCTATTTTTTCTACGTAAACAAAGACGATATAGAGCTCGCAGAACGCTTAGAAAAAGGGCTTTATCTAGCTTTAAACGACGGCAGCTATAACCAGCTATTTTTTAGCGAAAGTGACTTTAAGCAAGGCTGGGACAAACTCAATGAACTTGCTCCAGCGAGCGTAATCATACTTACTTCCCCCAAGGATTAA